In Nomia melanderi isolate GNS246 chromosome 4, iyNomMela1, whole genome shotgun sequence, the following are encoded in one genomic region:
- the Cp190 gene encoding centrosome-associated zinc finger protein CP190, protein MEVASQDKNLPSRGLKQVKVDNWGTFFLQRLQQLYFEEELLDLTIKFPTSDITVQAHRLVITTCTDYFLQLEREQKEKDENFDGVIIMPPDMPYECVKSIISFMYTGQLEYWTSEQHALYRTAQKMNMTVLTKLLDAQFNTSSLQNEQSPKCNTRPVIAVSKPSTSNIKPTTTSSSTSGLSPQPLPGRKLPIWKRKLDAPQSTPSLNYEMRTFHGISTTNRPTEVTPGPSRFDLPEAEEFALGVFSSFDDITYNTKPIVQAPDTYKRDNSPSGKCSPDRDSKIDTTEDEEDDTHMNEKSLKEMNSDDDWSVTRCFQRGQEAQPSPSKRVRFDLEEKENMEKGKSSFKGNSDDSINNHAKIIREVLKKYPHLVKNNKNIRLKIMQKEAKSADSNASKTKVSYVVLKSDHLMSSNSSEENESKSNGNVDGAETGPWKCNKCDIEEEYTNYYMYRRHMQDVHEEKFDPRVCEHCGYKATKRNILMYHLYTKHNVPPPKSMCFPKCQACSYVALSETLLVRHQINHNHRPTSRQHSSTTEELQCIQCTQTFKDVTELTTHEINTGHGNLSDGKEKGHRCTHCGKVFVRATNLQVHLDCVHKDLRDSETTSMPSISLEPSSEAEALSHVASGIAASLSVGDTVPTEPQEVASNVTEYIVPEMQINNISHEMTYSTHELDGQPMIMLIDNENYQQQDNDQQQQPQQLNISGNEQIVMQGTEDGMIVYIHGNEETDRQAYENYQSEELTEETEEIVEEVVEEVEEKVVVEEEEEEEEEEEEEEEEEEEEEEMQVEHSEELLEECNVDQVEEVIQYVEEQTEIVEYDEQCSEQSNSADEPQESVMIIEEEHVDEEEQDADKNDKQNKRRSFSEWDEDSGELVES, encoded by the exons ATGGAAGTAGCGAGTCAAGACAAAAATCTCCCTTCTAGGGGATTGAAACAAGTGAAAGTGGATAATTGGGGAACTTTTTTTCTTCAGCGACTTCAACAACTTTATTTTGAGGAAGAATTACTTGACCTTACTATTAAATTTCCTACTAGTGATATTACTGTTCag GCTCATCGTTTAGTCATAACAACATGCACAGATTATTTTTTGCAATTGGAACGAGAGCaaaaagagaaagatgaaaatttTGATGGGGTAATCATTATGCCTCCAGATATGCCATATGAATGTGTGAAATCAATTATAAG ttttatgtacACTGGACAGTTGGAATATTGGACTTCTGAACAACATGCTTTATATCGTACTGCACAGAAAATGAATATGACTGTGTTAACTAAGTTACTTGATGCACAATTTAATACTAGTTCTTTACAAAATGAACAATCACCAAAGTGCAATACTCGACCAGTAATAGCAGTTTCGAAGCCTTCAACATccaatataaaaccaacaacAACTTCTAGTTCAACATCAGGACTTTCACCTCAGCCATTACCAGGTAGAAA ACTTCCTATTTGGAAAAGGAAATTAGATGCTCCACAAAGTACACCATCACTTAATTATGAAATGCGAACATTCCATGGGATATCCACAACAAATAGGCCTACAGAAGTGACTCCAGGGCCTTCACGATTTGATCTCCCCGAAGCCGAAGAGTTTGCCCTCGGCGTATTTTCGTCTTTCGATGACATCACTTATAATACTAAACCTATTGTGcaagcaccagatacatataaaaGAGATAATTCGCCTAGCGGTAAATGTTCTCCAGATAGAGACAGTAAAATTGATACAACAGAGGATGAAGAAGATGATACTCATATGAACGAGAAAAGTCTGAAAGAAATGAATTCGGATGATGATTGGTCTGTAACTAGATGTTTCCAACGGGGTCAGGAAGCGCAGCCTTCACCATCAAAAAGAGTACGATTCGATCttgaagaaaaggaaaacatGGAAAAAGGCAAATCATCTTTCAAAGGGAATTCGGATGATTCAATCAATAATCATGCTAAGATCATTCGAGAAGTGTTGAAAAAATATCCTCatttagtaaaaaataataagaatatacgATTGAAAATAATGCAAAAGGAAGCAAAATCCGCGGATAGTAATGCATCTAAGACGAAAGTTTCTTATGTTGTTTTAAAATCTGATCATTTGATGTCGAGCAATAGTAGCGAAGAAAATGAATCAAAAAGTAATGGAAATGTAGATGGTGCTGAAACTGGCCCTTGGAAATGTAATAAATGCGACATAGAAGAGGAGTATACTAATTATTACATGTATAGAAGGCATATGCAAGATGTGCACGAAGAAAAATTTGATCCAAGAGTTTGTGAACATTGTGGTTATAAAGCAACGAAACGAAATATCTTGATGTATCACCTTTACACAAAACATAACGTGCCTCCTCCGAAAAGCATGTGTTTTCCGAAGTGTCAAGCCTGCTCTTATGTAGCACTTTCAGAAACCCTTTTAGTGAGACATCAGATAAATCATAATCATCGTCCAACGTCACGTCAACATTCATCAACAACGGAAGAACTTCAATGTATACAGTGTACGCAAACATTCAAAGATGTCACAGAATTAACTACACATGAAATTAATACTGGCCATGGAAATCTATCTGACGGAAAAGAAAAAGGTCATCGTTGCACTCATTGTGGCAAAGTTTTCGTACGCGCCACAAACTTACAAGTTCATTTGGATTGTGTACACAAAGATTTACGAGATTCTGAAACAACATCCATGCCATCAATATCTTTAGAGCCTTCTTCAGAAGCTGAAGCACTTAGTCATGTTGCAAGTGGAATAGCAGCTTCTTTAAGCGTCGGTGACACCGTTCCAACTGAACCTCAAGAAGTAGCTTCAAATGTAACAGAATATATCGTGCCGGAGAtgcaaataaacaatatttcacatGAAATGACTTATAGCACGCATGAACTTGATGGGCAACCTATGATTATGCTTATCGATAATGAAAATTATCAACAACAGGATAATGACCAACAGCAACAACCAcaacaattaaacatttctgGCAATGAACAGATTGTAATGCAAGGCACAGAGGATGGTATGATCGTTTATATACATGGAAATGAAGAAACAGATCGGCAAGCATATGAGAATTATCAATCTGAAGAACTTACTGAAGAAACAGAGGAAATAGTGGAAGAAGTAGTTGAGGAAGTTGAAGAAAAGGTGGtggtagaagaagaagaagaagaagaggaagaagaagaagaagaagaagaagaagaagaagaagaagaagaaatgcaAGTTGAACATTCAGAGGAATTGTTGGAAGAATGCAACGTAGATCAAGTAGAAGAGGTTATACAGTATGTAGAAGAACAGACAGAAATTGTGGAATATGACGAGCAATGTAGCGAACAAAGCAATAGTGCAGATGAACCTCAAGAATCAGTTATGATCATTGAAGAAGAACATGTTGATGAAGAAGAACAAGATGCTGACAAGAATGATAAACAAAACAAACGCAGAAGTTTCTCTGAATGGGACGAGGACAGTGGAGAATTAGTTGAATCCTAA